One Pseudomonas entomophila genomic window carries:
- a CDS encoding AzlD domain-containing protein: protein MIWLLIFAMGAVVFLNRYAFLEPRLPLRLSSNARQFLGFAVPGMLTAICGPIIFLPGHQLDLSPLNPYLLGSLVAITLVLLTRSVLLSMLASMLIFFLLRSWLA from the coding sequence ATGATCTGGCTGCTGATCTTCGCCATGGGCGCGGTGGTGTTCCTCAACCGCTACGCCTTCCTCGAACCGCGCCTGCCGCTGCGTCTGAGTTCCAACGCGCGGCAGTTCCTCGGTTTCGCCGTGCCCGGCATGCTCACGGCAATTTGCGGCCCGATCATCTTCCTGCCCGGCCACCAGCTCGACCTCAGCCCGCTCAACCCCTACCTGCTAGGGTCACTGGTGGCCATCACCCTGGTGCTGTTGACCCGCAGCGTGTTGCTGAGCATGCTGGCAAGCATGCTGATCTTCTTCCTCCTGCGCAGCTGGCTGGCATGA